The following proteins are encoded in a genomic region of Pikeienuella piscinae:
- a CDS encoding IclR family transcriptional regulator, with product MDARLSKNSNVVTAIQRETGAARSSLKSGLDVLQLLSQRQDLTLTEISIALGKSKSGMHSILNTLRERSFIERISSGEYRLGPRAWELGRASYSFEIDELARPFLARLEERTSEGVIHGVLDGFDVLYLSILPGKQAVRLNVEVAERIPANMTSTGICLLAALPDEEISRLLPEMFEKSTEFSVSNPKALWREIEAARVKGYSIMKRGWHVDVGGMAKCVMDEHGKAVSAICVSAPLYRVDQNWYDTVLKEIEFAVRCIEDRMNDGRRDRASGGFGHRR from the coding sequence ATGGATGCAAGGTTGTCGAAGAACTCAAACGTGGTGACGGCGATCCAGCGCGAAACGGGAGCTGCGCGTTCTTCACTCAAGAGTGGCCTCGATGTCCTGCAGCTGTTGAGCCAGCGCCAAGATCTGACACTCACGGAAATATCGATTGCGCTGGGCAAATCCAAATCGGGCATGCACTCGATTTTGAACACGCTGCGGGAGCGCAGTTTCATCGAGAGGATCTCCAGCGGCGAATACCGCCTCGGCCCGCGCGCCTGGGAACTTGGCCGCGCGAGTTATTCGTTCGAGATCGACGAACTGGCCCGGCCGTTTCTCGCGCGGCTTGAGGAGCGAACAAGCGAAGGCGTGATCCACGGCGTGCTGGATGGTTTCGATGTGCTCTATCTCAGCATATTGCCGGGCAAGCAGGCCGTTCGGCTGAACGTGGAGGTGGCCGAGCGAATTCCGGCCAACATGACGTCAACGGGCATCTGCCTGCTTGCGGCGCTGCCGGACGAGGAGATCAGCAGACTGCTGCCCGAGATGTTCGAAAAGAGCACCGAGTTCAGCGTCTCCAACCCGAAGGCGCTGTGGCGGGAGATCGAGGCGGCCCGCGTCAAGGGGTACTCCATCATGAAACGGGGCTGGCACGTCGACGTAGGCGGCATGGCGAAGTGCGTGATGGACGAGCACGGCAAGGCCGTCTCGGCGATCTGCGTTTCGGCGCCACTCTATCGCGTCGACCAGAACTGGTATGACACTGTTCTCAAAGAGATCGAGTTCGCCGTTCGTTGCATCGAGGACCGCATGAACGACGGACGTCGCGACCGTGCGTCCGGCGGCTTCGGGCACAGGCGCTGA
- a CDS encoding TRAP transporter large permease: MDPVQVSLILFGVFTLLIPLGVPIAHALGAAALCLILAAGIPGVFLPQTIYHATDQFPLIAVPFFVLVGYLMEYGGVSCKLTDMASALVGHVTGGFAAVTIVSCMFFAAMSGAGPATVAAIGTIMIPAMIRSGYPAPFAGAVASTGGTLGIMIPPSTPMIIYAVVGNVSVTQMFIAGVAPGLLTRLVLIVASWWICRRYGYTARTERASSREIARAFWNGCWALMAPVIVLGGIYGGVFTPTEASIIAVNYALVVGFFMYRELNFRKFVDAFVKSVMVGGTVTIIVGVAGAFGRLLTQYQIPQMLSEAVLSHTDNVYVVMIIIAVGLIIIGTFMETLATIVLLTPILLPVCVSVGIDPILFGILLVITSEIGFLTPPLGANLFVAAPIAKVSLEAISLAVLPFIALLCAVVLILILFPILSVGLPELLSR; this comes from the coding sequence ATGGATCCAGTGCAGGTTTCCCTCATCCTCTTCGGTGTTTTCACACTGCTGATCCCGCTCGGCGTGCCGATCGCGCATGCGCTGGGCGCGGCCGCGCTCTGCCTGATCCTGGCCGCCGGCATTCCCGGAGTGTTCCTGCCGCAGACGATCTACCACGCCACTGACCAGTTTCCACTGATAGCGGTGCCGTTCTTCGTGCTTGTCGGATATCTGATGGAATACGGTGGGGTCTCATGCAAACTGACCGATATGGCGTCGGCGCTGGTTGGCCATGTCACTGGCGGGTTCGCGGCGGTGACGATCGTCTCCTGCATGTTTTTCGCCGCAATGTCGGGTGCCGGGCCGGCCACGGTCGCGGCCATCGGCACTATCATGATCCCGGCAATGATCCGAAGTGGCTATCCGGCGCCCTTCGCAGGCGCCGTAGCATCGACCGGCGGCACGCTCGGCATCATGATCCCGCCCAGTACGCCGATGATCATCTACGCCGTGGTAGGCAATGTTTCCGTCACACAGATGTTCATTGCCGGCGTTGCGCCGGGATTGTTGACCCGCCTCGTGCTGATCGTCGCGAGTTGGTGGATATGCCGTCGATACGGCTATACCGCGCGGACCGAGCGGGCCTCCTCGCGCGAGATCGCACGGGCGTTCTGGAACGGATGCTGGGCGCTGATGGCGCCGGTCATCGTGCTCGGCGGCATCTACGGCGGCGTTTTCACACCGACCGAGGCCTCGATCATCGCGGTCAATTACGCGCTCGTCGTCGGCTTCTTCATGTACCGCGAACTGAACTTCAGGAAGTTCGTCGATGCCTTTGTAAAGTCGGTCATGGTCGGTGGAACCGTGACGATCATCGTTGGCGTGGCCGGCGCCTTCGGCCGGCTGCTGACGCAGTACCAGATCCCGCAGATGCTGTCGGAGGCCGTCCTTTCGCATACCGACAACGTCTATGTGGTGATGATCATCATCGCCGTCGGACTGATCATCATCGGCACATTCATGGAGACGCTCGCGACAATCGTGCTGCTGACGCCGATCCTGCTGCCGGTCTGCGTGTCGGTCGGCATCGATCCGATCCTGTTCGGCATCTTGCTGGTCATCACCTCGGAGATCGGCTTCCTGACTCCACCGCTGGGCGCCAATCTGTTCGTGGCGGCGCCTATCGCCAAGGTATCCCTTGAAGCGATCTCGCTTGCGGTGCTTCCCTTTATCGCCTTGCTGTGCGCGGTCGTGCTGATCCTGATCCTGTTCCCGATCCTAAGCGTCGGGCTGCCGGAGCTGTTGTCTAGGTGA
- a CDS encoding RNA-binding protein, giving the protein MPKGPQGQKRPADVIGNAVLIAKIATGEIEDTTLAAPGRRKSGLAGGKARAESLSAEQRSEIARKAASARWG; this is encoded by the coding sequence ATGCCGAAAGGACCACAGGGCCAGAAGCGCCCGGCGGATGTGATCGGCAATGCAGTTTTGATTGCCAAGATCGCAACCGGAGAAATCGAGGATACGACGCTGGCCGCGCCGGGACGCCGCAAGAGCGGCTTGGCGGGCGGGAAAGCGCGTGCGGAGAGCCTGTCAGCCGAGCAGCGCAGCGAAATCGCGCGCAAGGCTGCAAGCGCGAGGTGGGGGTGA
- the grxD gene encoding Grx4 family monothiol glutaredoxin, with protein sequence MTETDTTAQTATDPAHDAIRAEIQANDVVLFMKGTKTMPQCGFSSRVASILNYMEVPFKDVNVLADEAIRNGVKSFSDWPTIPQLYVKGEFVGGCDIITEMVLSGELDQTFRDGGVVFNAEAAEKIRETNS encoded by the coding sequence ATGACCGAGACTGATACAACAGCCCAGACGGCGACCGACCCCGCGCATGACGCGATCCGTGCGGAGATTCAGGCGAATGACGTGGTGCTCTTCATGAAGGGCACGAAGACCATGCCGCAATGCGGCTTCTCCAGCCGTGTCGCCTCGATCCTGAACTACATGGAGGTGCCGTTCAAGGACGTGAATGTCCTCGCGGACGAGGCCATCCGGAACGGCGTCAAGTCATTCTCGGACTGGCCGACGATTCCGCAACTCTATGTGAAGGGCGAATTCGTCGGCGGCTGCGACATCATCACCGAGATGGTGCTCTCCGGCGAACTCGACCAGACCTTCCGCGACGGCGGCGTCGTCTTCAACGCAGAGGCGGCGGAGAAGATCCGCGAAACTAACAGCTGA
- a CDS encoding BolA/IbaG family iron-sulfur metabolism protein, which yields MAMEATVIEKLILGAFPTAEVEITDLAGDGDHYAATVTAEEFRGKNRVQQHQMVYAALKGRMGGELHALALTTRAPD from the coding sequence ATGGCGATGGAAGCGACGGTGATCGAGAAGCTGATTCTCGGCGCCTTTCCCACCGCGGAAGTTGAGATCACCGATCTCGCGGGTGACGGCGACCACTATGCAGCGACCGTCACTGCGGAGGAATTTCGCGGCAAGAACCGGGTGCAGCAGCACCAGATGGTCTACGCCGCGCTGAAGGGCCGCATGGGCGGTGAACTTCACGCGCTCGCGCTGACGACGCGGGCGCCGGATTGA
- a CDS encoding Panacea domain-containing protein: MANAYSPLAVANEFIALGIAEGKPIEHMKAQKLVHFAHGFSLARDTPILNECPQVWKFGPVFSTLYQDLRARPEMS, encoded by the coding sequence ATGGCTAACGCTTACTCACCTTTGGCTGTTGCTAATGAATTTATTGCGCTCGGGATCGCGGAAGGGAAACCAATAGAGCACATGAAGGCGCAAAAGCTCGTTCACTTTGCGCATGGGTTTTCTTTGGCTCGTGATACCCCCATCCTCAACGAGTGCCCGCAGGTTTGGAAGTTCGGACCAGTTTTCTCGACGCTCTATCAAGACCTAAGAGCCCGCCCCGAAATGAGTTGA